The following proteins are co-located in the Burkholderiales bacterium genome:
- a CDS encoding DUF447 family protein has product MIFETIVTTVNPDGKPHIAPIGIHRRGELYIIAPFRPSTTLSNVEAAKSAVINTTDDVRVFAGCLTGRYEWPIQAAERIEGVRLTGALAHIEVRLESVEADELRPRLICRAVHSANHAPFQGFNRAQAAVIEAAILISRLTMLPPEKIESEINYLRVAMDKTAGDAEREAWGWLMEKRDAHRAQHPDAGQLV; this is encoded by the coding sequence ATGATCTTCGAAACCATAGTCACGACTGTCAATCCTGACGGTAAACCGCATATCGCGCCGATCGGCATCCATCGTCGAGGCGAGCTTTACATCATCGCGCCGTTTCGCCCGTCGACAACACTGTCCAACGTCGAAGCCGCCAAATCCGCGGTCATCAACACCACCGATGACGTTCGAGTATTTGCCGGCTGTCTGACCGGCCGTTACGAGTGGCCGATCCAGGCTGCCGAGCGAATCGAGGGTGTGCGACTTACCGGTGCTCTCGCGCATATCGAAGTCCGGCTGGAATCGGTCGAGGCCGACGAACTGCGACCGCGCCTCATCTGCCGCGCCGTGCACAGCGCGAACCATGCACCGTTTCAGGGTTTCAATCGGGCACAGGCGGCGGTGATCGAAGCGGCGATCCTGATCAGCCGTTTGACCATGCTGCCGCCGGAGAAAATCGAATCGGAAATAAATTACCTGCGCGTCGCCATGGACAAGACAGCCGGCGATGCGGAACGCGAAGCGTGGGGCTGGCTGATGGAAAAACGGGATGCCCATCGCGCCCAGCATCCCGATGCCGGGCAACTGGTGTGA